In the Flavobacterium sp. 90 genome, AGTTCTTATAACTGGGGATGGAATGATGATTGGGCAAAAATTGCAGGAAATTCATGGATACGTTTTGACCAATGGGGAGGTAAATTAAACTACACACGCAGTCAAAATGGAGTTGTAACGTCAGGTATTTTTACCATAAATGCAGCGACAAATGAAATCAATTTAGGAAGTGAAACACTTCTTCAAAATGCAACAAGCTGGATGAACCCAACTGTAAATGTTATTAAAGTAGTAAAAGCATATAATAAAGATTTCCTTCAAAAAGGAATCTGGCTTGGAACATCATATGATACAGGTAAGGACGAATGGTTTGTTTTCCATTACATAGTTCCTTAAAGTAATTAAGGTTTTTTTAATAAAATGAAACCATAATTACTTCAAACAAGTAAACAACCGGTAGGGGATTGAAACAGTCACCTATCGGTATGTTTATATTTGTTTTTCAAAACAATAAAAGCCTATTAATATGAATAATAGAATAAAATATTTAAGCGGAGGTTTAACATTAGTAATGCTAATCGGAATTATCCTTTTGGGTTCTTGCAGCAAAAAGGAAGATACTTTCGATAACAGAAAAGTTTCTTTTAATTCAGATTGGAGTTTTCATTTAAATGATAGTATAACAGACAAAGATACTATTGGAACTTCAACTAAATGGAGAACCTTAAGTGTGCCGCATGATTGGAGTATTGAAGGAAAGTTTGATGAAAAAAGCCCTGCCGGATATGGAGGCGGATCACTTAATGGAGGCTTAGGTTGGTATAAGAAAACTTTCAAAATAAACGCTTCTGATAGTAGTAAAGTAATATCAGTAATCTTTGATGGCGTTTACAGAAACAGCGAAGTCTGGGTAAACGGACATTATTTAGGAAAACGTCCAAATGGATATATAGGTTTTCAATATGACATGTCACCGTACTTAAATTATGGAGACAAAAGCAACGAGATAATTGTAAAGGTTGACAATTCAAAACAACCAAATTCACGTTGGTATTCAGGATCAGGGATTTTTAGAAATGTCTGGATTGAAACCACAGATAAATTGCACGTTGCACAATGGGGAACTTATGTGACAACGCCAAAAGTTACTGCCGAAAAAGCTTCGGTAAGTTTTGAAACGATTATTCAAAACCAAAATGCAGCTTCAAAAAAAGCAACAGTAACAACAACTATTTTTAAAGAAGATACCAAAGTAACATCGGTTACCCAAAATATAACAATTGGTGCAAACGCCAATCAAACCATCAAACAATCGGCAGAAGTTGAAACGCCAATTTTATGGTCGGTAGAAAAACCGGAATTGTATACAGCAGTTACCGAAATTTCGCTTGACGATAAAATTGTAGATCAATATAAAACCAATTTCGGAATAAGAGATTTTAAATTCGATGTAGATAAAGGGTTTATCCTTAACGGAAAACAAGTCAAAATCAAAGGAGTTTGTATGCATCATGATTTAGGAGCTTTAGGTTCTGCAATCAATACGCGCGCAATCGAACGTCAGCTTGAAATTTTGAAAGAAATGGGCGTAAACGGAATCAGAACTTCTCATAATCCTCCCGCTCCGGAACTTTTAGATCTTTGCGATAAAATGGGTTTCATTGTAATGGATGAAGCTTTTGACATGTGGAAACAAAACAAAACCAAATACGATTACGCAAATGATTGGGACAAATGGCACAAGAAAGATTTAGTCGATCAATTACTTCGCGACCGTAATCATCCAAGTATTTTTGTTTGGAGCATTGGAAATGAAATTCCAGAACAATGGAATGAAAATGGTGTGGCTATAGCCAAAGAATTAGCAGCAATTACACGCGAATACGATAAAACACGTCCATTAACCGCAGCGATGAATCCGCCGGTAAATATGAATATTGATGACGTGACTTTACAATTCGAAAAAAAGAATGTACAATTTAATCCTCTTGCAAAATCTGGAGTTTTAGATCTTATCGGATACAATTATGCGCATCAGACTTACGCGCATCATAAAGAAAATTTCCCTGGAATTCCTTTTATAGCAACTGAAACTACTTCGGGATTACAAACTCGCGGTTATTATGATAAAGTTTCAGATACTATAAAAAAATGGCCGGTTAGTTGGGATAAAAAATTTGAAGGCGGTAATCCTGGGAATACTGTCTCGGCTTACGATCAGGTACAAACGCCTTGGGGTTCAACACACGAAGCAACCTGGAAAGTCATCAAAAAATACGATTTCCTTTCCGGAATGTACATCTGGACCGGTTTCGATTATATCGGAGAACCAACTCCTTATGAATGGCCATCAGTAAGTTCGTATTTCGGAATTGTAGATTTAGCCGGTTTCCCGAAAGACGTTTATTATTTGTACCAAAGTGAATGGACAGACAAAACCGTTCTGCACATTTTCCCACATTGGAACTGGAAAGCAGGACAAACCGTAGATGTTTGGGCATATTATAATAAAGCAGATGAGGTTGAACTTTTCCTTAACGGAAAATCAGTTGGAGTTCGCAGTAAAAAAGGAGAAGATTTGCACGTTATGTGGAGAATTCCTTTTCAACCCGGAACATTAAAAGCAATCTCTCGTAAAAACGGAAAAATAGTTCTGGAAACCGAAATTAAAACAGCCGGAAATCCGGATAACTTAAAACTTACAGCAGATAGAAGTAACATCAAAGCCGATGGAAATGATTTGTCATTTGTAACCGTAGATATTTTGGATTCAAAAGGAACTTTGGCACCAAATGCTAATAATGAAATCAACTTTTCATTAAAAGGAAACGGAAAAATTGTAGGCGTTTGCAGCGGAGATCCCGTAAGTCACGAATCATACAAAGGTTCAAAACACACAGCGCTTAATGGAAAATGTTTAGTAATTGTTCAGTCTGAAAATAAAACAGGAAGATTAGAATTAACCGCTAAAGCGAATGGATTAAAACCAGCAACAATTGTAATTACAGCAGAATAATAAGTTACGTTCCTAACAGGTTTCCAAAACCTGTTAGGTATTTTATTTAATATCTTAATAAAAATATATTGATACCTAATAGGTTTTGGAAACCTGTTAGGATAAACTAACATCTAGAATTATTGACCAATGAAAAACTCACAACTAACCACATTGATTTCAGCTTTCATGCTTGGATTTGTTTTGACGCCAAAAGCATCAGCACAAATCCAAAATGCAGATGTGCTAAATGCTCCGATAGATATAAGTAAAGATTTTCAGAATTATCTGAACACCTTTTATTTTGCCGATGAATTGATCGCTTTTGATCCTGCAACGGGAAAAGGAACGATAAAATATCTGAGATACAATTACAAAACACGTCAGGCTTTCAACAATATGATGATGAAACCGGACGTTGTTGAAGCAAACGAATTTCCAACAACAGAATATCAGGCTTCACCGGAATTACCGTTTCAGATTCAGTTTGTTTCAGACAGAACTATCCGAATCAAAACAACTTCAGGACCACAATTTCATCCTGAAAAAGAATCTCTAATGTTGATAAATGGTGTTGCGCCAAACCATCCTGAATTATGGAAATATTCTAAAATCGAAGGTGGTCACAGTTATACCAGCAAACACGGAAGAGTAGAAATTTTGACAAAACCGTGGCACGTTAAAATTTACGATGAAACCGGAAAATTACTGACAAGTACACTTCACGATTCTGATTTTAAAAATACTTATACACCAACACTTCCGTTTTCGTATGTGCGCAGAAACAGCGATTATTCAAGAAGTATGGGAGCAGCTTTTAGCTTAGAACCAGACGAAAAAATATTTGGTTGTGGAGAATCATTCACACAATTCAACAAACGCGGGCAAAAAGTTGTTTTATGGACCGATGATGCAAACGGAATTCAGAATGAAACGATGTACAAACCAGTTCCGTTTTATATGAGCAGCCGTGGTTACGGAGTTTTCATGCACCATTCGACACCAATTACAGTTGACTTTGGTAGATATTTTTCAAGTGCAAACGAAATGTATATTGGCGATGACGAAGCCGATTTGTTTTTCTTTATTGGAGAACCAAAAGACGTTTTAGATCAATACACAGATTTAACTGGAAAAGCTGCAATGCCACCACTTTGGTCATTTGGTTTCTGGATGAGTAGAATCACTTATTTTACAGAAAAAGAAGGAAGAGAAGTAGCAAAAGATTTACGTAAATATAAAATTCCAACAGATGTTATTCACTTCGATACAGGTTGGTTTGATGTAGATTGGAGAAACAATTATGAGTTTTCTAAAGATCGTTTTCCAGATGCTCAAAAAATGATGTCAGATTTAAAAGACGACGGTTTTCATGTTTGTTTATGGCAATTGCCGTATTTCTCACCAAAGAATACGTTGTTTAACGAAATCATGGACAAGAATTTAGCCGTAAGAGATCGCAAAGGAAATCTTCCGTATGAAGATGCAGTTTTAGATTTTTCAAATCCGGAAAGCGTAACTTGGTATCAGGCAAAACTGAAACATTTATTTGATCAGGGCGTTTCTGTTTTCAAAGTAGATTTTGGAGAAGCAGCTCCGCCAGACGGAATCTACCATTCAGGAAGAACAGGATTTTACGAACACAATTTATATCCGTTAAGATACAATAAGGCTGTCGCCGAAATTACTCAGAAAGAAAAAGGATACACTTTAATCTGGGCAAGAAGTACTTGGGCAGGATCTCAACGTTACCCATTACATTGGGGTGGAGATGCCGAAACTTCAAACGGAGCAATGTCAGCAGAGTTACGCGGTGGACTTTCATTAGGATTAAGCGGATTCAGTTTCTGGAGTCATGACGTAGGAGGATTTGCAACAAAATCACCGGAGAATTTATACAGAAGATGGGCGCCTTTCGGAATGTTTACTTCACACGTAAGAAGCCACGGAGAACCTCCGCGCGAACCTTGGTTGTACAGTAAAGATTTCTTAGAAGGATTTAGAAAAGCAGATAATATGCGTTACGAATTAATGCCATATATCTACGCTCAGGCGAAAGAAAGTTCACAAAAAGGATTACCAATGATGCGTGCTTTATTTGTAGAATATCCAAATGATCCGGGAGCTTGGTTGGTTGATAATGAATATTTATTTGGTTCAAGTATGTTGGTTGCACCACTTTTTGAAGAAGTTACAGAAAGAGACGTTTACCTTCCGGAAGGAACATGGATTGATTACCAAACTAAAAAAGTATACCAATCAGGATGGCATAAAATCAAAGCGGGCGAAGTGCCAATCGTAGTTTTAGTAAAAGACGGAACTGCATTACCTCACATCGCATTAGCACAATCTACAAAAGATATGGATTGGAGCAAATTAACTTTGAAAGTTTACGCTAGTGATAAAACCACTTCGGCTACAGCCAAAGTATTTTTACCGGACGGAGATTCAGTAAAAGAAATAAAAGTTACAAAATCCGGAAACAATTTTGACGTAGTTTCAAACCCGTTACAAGGAAAAACAACTCTTAAAACAGAGTGGATAAAATAAAAAAGTTAGCCACGAATTGCACTAATTTCCACGAATTAAATTGGTGATAATTTGTGTAATTCGTGGCAAAAAAACAGCCCTAGATTGGAGGGTTTTAGGTCTCGCAGATTTGGCAGATTGAGCAGATTTTTTTTTTAATTTTTAAGATTAGTAAAAAATAGAGCTACCGATTAAGAAGATTAAAATCTGCTCAATCTGCCAAATCTGCGAGAGAAAATTAAGTTACAGATTAAAAAAATATATGTCACAGATTTAAAGGGTTCTAATGGATTATATCATGGTTAATTAGTTAGAAAAATCTTTTGGAATCTTTTAATCGGTGGCAAAAAACAGTCATAAATTACACAAATTAAATTCGAGATAATTCGTGCAATTCGTGGCAAAAGAAAAATCCTTAATTGGATAAAAAATAAGTTTTTGTTGAGTTTCTAAATCGGGTGACGTCTCATAAGCAACACCCGATTTATTAAAAATGAATTAAGAAAAAATATCATGAAAAATTACCTCATTCTTCCCGCATTAATCCTTTCAGTTTCGATAGGATACAGTCAGAAAAATAAAAATGCTTACGAATTGGCTTCGCCAAACGGGCAAAACAAAATCAAATTCGAATTAGTAAAAAACGCTCCAAAGTATGCTGTTTCACACGGAAAAACCGAGGTGATAACACCATCAGATATGGGATTTTTATTGAAAGGAAATGAAAATTTAAGTTCTGATTTCGAAATCAAAAGCGTGAAAAACTCGACTTTTGATGAAACATGGGAACAAGTTTGGGGAGAAAAGAAAAATATCAGAAACCATTACAATCAGCTTTCGGTTCAATTGCAGCAAAAAGCAGGAAACAAACGTAAACTGGAAATCCAATTTCGTGCGTTTGATGACGGAATTGCTTTTAGATATGTTTATCCAAAACAAAATGTAAAAGACAGTATTTTCATTATGGATGAAAAAACGACTTTTAACTTAAAAGAAGATGGAAAAGCATGGTGGATTCCGGCAAACAGAGAAAACCGTGACGAATATCTTTTTAAAGATGCTCCGGTAAGTACACTTGATACCGTTTTGACTCCGCTTACAATCGAAAGCAAAAGCGGATTAGCGTTGAGTTTTCACGAAGCAAACTTGGTTGATTTTGCCAGTATGACTTTGGTAAACACAACAGGAACACAACTTAAATCTGATTTGGTGCCATGGTCTGATGGTGTAAAAGTTCGTGTAAAAGATACTTTTACTTCTTCTTGGAGAACGCTTCAAATAGGGGAGAAACCAGCAGATTTAATTACCTCTTATTTGATTTTAAATCTAAATGATCCGAACAAAT is a window encoding:
- a CDS encoding glycoside hydrolase family 2 TIM barrel-domain containing protein, with amino-acid sequence MNNRIKYLSGGLTLVMLIGIILLGSCSKKEDTFDNRKVSFNSDWSFHLNDSITDKDTIGTSTKWRTLSVPHDWSIEGKFDEKSPAGYGGGSLNGGLGWYKKTFKINASDSSKVISVIFDGVYRNSEVWVNGHYLGKRPNGYIGFQYDMSPYLNYGDKSNEIIVKVDNSKQPNSRWYSGSGIFRNVWIETTDKLHVAQWGTYVTTPKVTAEKASVSFETIIQNQNAASKKATVTTTIFKEDTKVTSVTQNITIGANANQTIKQSAEVETPILWSVEKPELYTAVTEISLDDKIVDQYKTNFGIRDFKFDVDKGFILNGKQVKIKGVCMHHDLGALGSAINTRAIERQLEILKEMGVNGIRTSHNPPAPELLDLCDKMGFIVMDEAFDMWKQNKTKYDYANDWDKWHKKDLVDQLLRDRNHPSIFVWSIGNEIPEQWNENGVAIAKELAAITREYDKTRPLTAAMNPPVNMNIDDVTLQFEKKNVQFNPLAKSGVLDLIGYNYAHQTYAHHKENFPGIPFIATETTSGLQTRGYYDKVSDTIKKWPVSWDKKFEGGNPGNTVSAYDQVQTPWGSTHEATWKVIKKYDFLSGMYIWTGFDYIGEPTPYEWPSVSSYFGIVDLAGFPKDVYYLYQSEWTDKTVLHIFPHWNWKAGQTVDVWAYYNKADEVELFLNGKSVGVRSKKGEDLHVMWRIPFQPGTLKAISRKNGKIVLETEIKTAGNPDNLKLTADRSNIKADGNDLSFVTVDILDSKGTLAPNANNEINFSLKGNGKIVGVCSGDPVSHESYKGSKHTALNGKCLVIVQSENKTGRLELTAKANGLKPATIVITAE
- a CDS encoding TIM-barrel domain-containing protein, whose product is MKNSQLTTLISAFMLGFVLTPKASAQIQNADVLNAPIDISKDFQNYLNTFYFADELIAFDPATGKGTIKYLRYNYKTRQAFNNMMMKPDVVEANEFPTTEYQASPELPFQIQFVSDRTIRIKTTSGPQFHPEKESLMLINGVAPNHPELWKYSKIEGGHSYTSKHGRVEILTKPWHVKIYDETGKLLTSTLHDSDFKNTYTPTLPFSYVRRNSDYSRSMGAAFSLEPDEKIFGCGESFTQFNKRGQKVVLWTDDANGIQNETMYKPVPFYMSSRGYGVFMHHSTPITVDFGRYFSSANEMYIGDDEADLFFFIGEPKDVLDQYTDLTGKAAMPPLWSFGFWMSRITYFTEKEGREVAKDLRKYKIPTDVIHFDTGWFDVDWRNNYEFSKDRFPDAQKMMSDLKDDGFHVCLWQLPYFSPKNTLFNEIMDKNLAVRDRKGNLPYEDAVLDFSNPESVTWYQAKLKHLFDQGVSVFKVDFGEAAPPDGIYHSGRTGFYEHNLYPLRYNKAVAEITQKEKGYTLIWARSTWAGSQRYPLHWGGDAETSNGAMSAELRGGLSLGLSGFSFWSHDVGGFATKSPENLYRRWAPFGMFTSHVRSHGEPPREPWLYSKDFLEGFRKADNMRYELMPYIYAQAKESSQKGLPMMRALFVEYPNDPGAWLVDNEYLFGSSMLVAPLFEEVTERDVYLPEGTWIDYQTKKVYQSGWHKIKAGEVPIVVLVKDGTALPHIALAQSTKDMDWSKLTLKVYASDKTTSATAKVFLPDGDSVKEIKVTKSGNNFDVVSNPLQGKTTLKTEWIK